The genomic DNA GTTGTGCTGTCCGACTGCGGTCTTTGGATCTTGCGGACCGTGCCGGGGCGGTGGTCCGCCGGGTACGGCGGAGAGATGAATGTGCAAGGGTCCGACGCGAGCATCCCCCTGCTCGGCCCACTCCTGGACGAGCGAGGGGTGTCGTGCCGGTTCCGGAGCGTGCTCGAAACTGCTCAGGCAGGCTGCTCAGGCAGTTGGGGAGGCTCTCGGAAGAAATGGTGGCCCCGGAAAGGGACACGAAGCAACGCGCCACATAGACGTCGATTGCAGACTTGAGGTTAACACTACCGGCTCCAACAAACATTCCCCCTCTCACTCACCGGCAATCACTTCTCGCTACGGGGCGAGCGGCAGCACACTCGCACCCGAGGCGTCGAGAGTGAGCCGGTTGGCCGCCCATCCCCCGCCCGCCAGCCGTGCGACCTTGTCGGCCGCACCGTCCTCGGCCAGCGCGAGCACGGTCGGCCCGGCACCGGAGATGACTGCAGGGACGCCGTCGGCGCGCAGTCGGTTCACAAGTTCCACGCTCTCGGCCATTGCGGGAGCGCGGTATTCCTGGTGCAGCCGGTCCTCGGTCGCGGCCAGCAGCAGTTCGGGGCGGCGGGTCACGGCCTCGACGAGGAGGGCCGCGCGGCCCGCGTTGAACGCGGCGTCGACGTGCGGGACGGTGCGCGGCAGCAGTCCGCGGGCGGTCTCGGTGAGCACCGGCTTGCCGGGGACGAAAACCACCGGAACGATGGAATCCGAGGGATCCATCCTGATCGCACGGGCGGACCCGCCGTCCATCCAGGCCAGCGTGAAGCCGCCGAGCAGGCATGCCGCGACATTGTCGGGGTGACCCTCGATCTCGGTGGCGAGTTCCAGCAGCGCCGCGTCGTCGAGCCGGGCATCGCCACCGGTCGTCACAGCGCGGGCCGCGACGATGCCGGCGCAGATGGCCGCGGAGGAGGAGCCGAGGCCACGTCCGTGCGGGATGCGGTTGGCGCAGACGATCTCCAGGCCGCGGGGCTGTCCGCCGAGCAGGTCGAAGGCCGTACGCAGGGAGCGCACGAGGAGGTGGCTCTCGTCGCGGGGCAGGGTGTCGGCACCCTCGCCGGCGATGTCGATGTGCAGGCCGGAGTCGGCGACACGCACGACGACGTCGTCGTACAGCCCCAGCGACAGGCCGAGGGCGTCGAAGCCCGGGCCCAGGTTGGCGCTGGTAGCGGGGACGCGCACCCGGACGGCGGCGGCTCGGAAGGCGGGACCGGCCATCGCTTCGACGACTCTCCTTGTGAGGCAGTGGGGATTGTTACGGCGGGGATTGTGGCGGTGGATATTTCGTAAGCCTGTGGAGAACCCGACGGCCACGAAGGCAACACCGCGGCGATTGCGGCGGGGCGGGTTGACTACAGCTTATCGAAGGAAGGTTCTGTCGCGACATAGGGCGCACAGGAGGCGCACGATGCGTGTCGCACGCCTCCTATGCGCTCTCCGCCCCGAAAAGGGGCGGTTGAGCTGCCGATGTCTTTACTGCGCGAGGCCCAGCTTCTCCGCGGCGGCGGCGGCGTCGACCGGCACGGTGACGGGCTGCGGGGCGCCCGCGACGGCCCAGTCGGGGTCCTTCAGGCCGTTGCCGGTGACCGTGCAGACGATCTTCTGGCCGGGGTCGACCTTGCCCTCTTCGGCGGCCTTGAGCAGACCGGCGACCGATGCCGCCGATGCGGGCTCGACGAAGACACCCTCCTGAGAGGCCAACAGGCGGTAGGCGGACAGAATTTGACGGTCCGTCACCTCGTCGATGAAGCCGCCGGACGCGTCGCGCGCGTCCAGCGCGTACTGCCAGGAGGCCGGGTTGCCGATCCGGATCGCGGTGGCGATGGTCGACGGGTCCTTGACGATCTCGCCGCGGACGATGGGCGCGGAACCCGAGGCCTGGAAACCCCACATGCGGGGCTTGTGCGTCGACATGGCGTCCGCGGCGTACTCCGTGTAACCCTTCCAGTACGCGGTGATGTTGCCCGCGTTGCCGACCGGGAGGACATGTATGTCGGGGGCGTCACCGAGTGCGTCGACGATCTCGAACGCCGCGGTCTTCTGACCCTCGATACGGACCGGATTGACCGAATTGACCAGCGCCACCGGGTAGTTGTCCGACAGCGAGCGGGCCAGCGTCAGGCAGTCGTCGAAGTTGCCGTCGACCTGGAGGATCTTGGCGCCGTGGACGAGGGCCTGACCCATCTTGCCGAGCGCGATCTTGCCCTGCGGTACGAGGACGGCGCAGACCATGCCCGCCCGCACCGCGTACGCGGCGGCGGAGGCGGAGGTGTTGCCGGTGGAGGCGCAGATGACGGCCTTGGCGCCCTCCTCCTTGGCCCGGGTGATCGCCATCGTCATACCGCGGTCCTTGAAGGACCCGGTGGGGTTGGCGCCCTCCACCTTGAGGTGCACCTCGCAGCCCGTGCGCTCGGAGAGGACCTGAGCGGGAACGAGCGGCGTGCCACCCTCACGAAGCGTGACGACCGGCGTCGTGCTCGTGACCGGAAGACGGTCCCGGTACTCCTCGATGATGCCGCGCCACTGATGGGTGCCCTTGCTGGTCATGGGTCCTTACTCCCCTTCAACACGCATGATGCTGGCGACACCGCGCACGGTGTCGAGCTTGCGCAGCGCCTCGACGGTCGCCGAAAGGGCGGCGTCGGGCGCGCGGTGGGTGACGACGACGAGAGATGCCTCGCCGCCTCCGTCCTGGCGACCTTGCTGGCGGACCGTATCGATGGATACGCCCTGTTCGGCGAAGACCGTCGCGACCTGGGCGAGCACGCCAGGCTTGTCGGCCACGTCGAGACTGATGTGGTACCGCGTGACGACCTCGCCCATGGGGCTGACCGGCAGACGCGTGTACGCGGACTCACCGGGACCGGTGGCCTCGTTGAGCTTGTTGCGGCAGACCGCGACCAGGTCGCCGAGGACCGCGGAGGCCGTCGGGGAACCGCCCGCGCCGGGGCCGTAGAACATCAGCTGCCCGGCGGCCTCCGCCTCGACGAAGACCGCGTTGTACGCCTCACGGACGGAGGCCAGCGGGTGGCTGAGCGGGATCATCGCCGGGTGCACGCGCGCGGTGACGGACCGGCCGTCGGCGGCGCGCTCGCAGATGGCGAGGAGTTTGACGGTGCAGCCCATGCGGCGGGCCGACGCGATGTCGGCAGCGGTGACCTCGGTGATGCCCTCGCGGTGCACCTCGCCGATCCTCACCCGGGTGTGGAAGGCGATTCCGGCGAGGATCGCGGCCTTGGCGGCGGCGTCGAAGCCCTCGACGTCGGCGGTCGGGTCGGCCTCGGCGTACCCGAGGGCGGTGGCCTCGTCGAGCGCTTCGGAGTAGCCCGCGCCGCTGGTGTCCATCTTGTCGAGGATGAAGTTGGTCGTGCCGTTGACGATGCCCAGCACCCGGTTGACCTTGTCACCGACGAGGGACTCGCGCAGCGGCCGCACGAGCGGGATGGCACCGGCCACGGCAGCCTCGTAATAGAGGTCCCGGCCGTACTGCTCGGCGGCGGCGTGCAGAGCGGCGCCGTCCTCGGCGAGCAGCGCCTTGTTGGCGGAGACGACACTCGCGCCGTGCTCGAAGGCGGTGGTGATGAGTGCGCGGGCCGGCTCGATGCCGCCGATGACCTCGATGACGACGTCGATGTCGCCCCGTTTGACCAGGGCGGTCGCATCGGTGGTGATCAGCGCGGGGTCGATGCCCTCGCGCGCCTTCGCGAGTCGGCGGACGGCGACACCGGCGAGCTCGACAGGCGCGCCGATGCGCGCGGCGAGGTCGTCGGCGTGCGTCGTCATGATGCGCGCCACCTCTGAGCCGACCACTCCACAGCCCAGCAGCGCCACCTTCAGCGGACGCGTACGCATCATCCGACCTCGTTTCTCAAGCATGCTCATGTGTGGACCAGTCTCACTCACCGGACGGGAGTTTCTGTCACCCGTCCGGATCCTGAGACATCTATTTCATCAGCCGACATCGAGACGCAGGAGATCTTCCTCCGTCTCGCGCCGGACGATCACCCGCGCCTCTCCGTCGCGCACGGCGACGACGGGCGGGCGCAGCGCGTGGTTGTAATTGCTCGCCATGGAGCGGCAGTAGGCGCCGGTGGCGGGCACGGCGATCAGGTCGCCGGGCGCGAGGTCGGACGGCAGGAACGCGTCCTTGACCACGATGTCACCGCTCTCGCAGTGCTTGCCGACGACACGTACGAGCATCGGTTCGGCGTCGGAGCGGCGCGAGACGAGCGCGACGCTGTACTCGGCGTCGTACAGCGCGGTGCGGATGTTGTCCGACATGCCGCCGTCGACACTGACGTAGGTGCGCAGTCCTTCGAGGTGCTTGATGGTGCCGACCTCGTACAGCGTGAACGCGGTGGGTCCGACGATGGCGCGCCCCGGCTCGACCGAGATCCGCGGGGTGGCGAGCCCGGCCGCCTCGCACTCGCGGGTCACGATGTCGCCGAGCGCCTTGGCGATCTCGTGCGGCTCGCGCGGGTCGTCGTCGGAGGTGTACGCGATACCCAGACCACCTCCGAGGTCGATCTCCGGCAGCTCGACACCGTGCTCGTCACGCACCTCGGCGAGGAGCTGGACCACCCGGCGGGCGGAGACCTCGAAGCCGGCCATGTCGAAGATCTGCGAGCCGATGTGCGAGTGGATGCCGATGAGCTCGAGCCCGTCGAGCGTGAGCGCCCGGCGCACCGCCTCGGCGGCCTGCCCTCCGGCCAGCGCGATGCCGAACTTCTGGTCCTCGTGGGCGGTGGCGATGAATTCGTGGGTGTGCGCCTCGACGCCGACCGTCACCCGGATCTGGACACGCTGCCGCTTCCCGAGCCGCTGCGCGATGTGCGACACGCGGACGATCTCCTGGAACGAGTCGAGCACGATCCGCCCGACACCGGCCTGGACGGCCCGCTCGATCTCGGCGACGGTCTTGTTGTTGCCGTGGAAGGCGATGCGCTCGGCGGGCATGCCGGCATCGAGCGCGGTGGTCAGCTCGCCGCCGGAGCAGACGTCGAGGTTGAGCCCCTCCTCCTTGAGCCACCGCACGACGGCCCGCGACAGGAACGCCTTGCCGGCGTAGAAGACGTCGGCGCCCGGTCCGAACGCGTCGGCCCAGGCACGGCAGCGGGCGCGGAAGTCGCTCTCGTCGAGGAAGTAGGCGGGCGTGCCGAATTCCTCGGCCAGCCGGGTCACTTCGATCCCGCCGACGGTCACCGCGCCGTCGTCGTTGCGGGAGACGGTGCGGGCCCAGACCTTCTCGTCGAGGGCGTTCAGGTCGGCGGGCGGGGCTGTGTAGTGACCCTCGGTCAGGACGTCGGCGTGACGGGGACCGGCGGGGTGTGCGGATCGGCTCATGGTGTTGCTCTGCTCTCTCGGATCTCTCAGAGGTGTTCGGGTGCGCTGATACCGAGCAGGGACAGGCCGCCGGCGAGCACCGTCCCGGCGGCTTCGGCAACGGCCAGCCGGGAGCGGTGGGCGGCCGAGGGTTTCTCGTCACCGACGGGCAGCGGGGAAGCGGCGTCCTGGAAGTCGAAGAAGGCGTGCGCGACGTCTTCGAGATGCCGGGCGAGCCGGTCGGGCGCGCGGTGGCGGGCGGCGGCGGCGAGGGCCTCGGGGTAGTCGGCCAGAGCGCGCAGCAGTGCGGGTGCGTCGACATCCTCGTCGTAGGAGCTGTCGAATCCGAGGAGCGTGGCGCCGCGGGTGAGCGCACGGGCCCGGGAGTGGGCGTAGCGGACGAGGAACAGCGGATTGCCGGAGCTCTGTACGAGCAGCTCGCCGTCGAGCGGAGCCCGGTCATGCCCGGCCGGCCGCAGCAGCCCCCACCGGACCGCATCGGGTCCGAGCCGCTCCAGCAGCTCGCGAGCGACGGCACCGGCGGGAAGAGGCCGGACGACGGTGGGCGACGCGGCCGGCTCCCCCGGGGCGTCGATGTCGACCCCCAGCCGTGCCCAGTCCGGGTCGGGCGACCCGTCGCAGCAAGTGCGTACCAGCGCGCCCTGGGTGCGCGCGATGCTGCGCAGCGCGTGGGCGGTGACCGCGGCCCGGACCTCGCGAGCATGGCTCAACTGCAGGATGTCCCCGGCGAGCGTGTCCCCGTGTCCGTACCGGGCCCCTCGCGCCAGCACATCGTGGACGAGTGCGTCGCGCACCCGGGCATCCGCCGACGCGTCGAGCGTGAAGTTCAGGAATCCGGGACCGGTGATCTCGACCCGCCCGATCCCGGGCGCTCCGGCGACCCGGTCCCGCAGGATCTCGGCGACCTCCCGGGCCGGCCGCGCGGCGGCCCCGGCCAGCTGGAGCGCGACGGCACAGGCGTAGTCCCCATCACCGCCGGGCCGTGTCCGCTCCACCCGCACGCGCGCGGGCACGGCCACGCGCAAGGCTTCCTCGTCGACCGCGCGACGCACGGCGCGCAGCACGGTCCTGGAGAGCTCGGCGGGGGTCACGGGACAAGCGTATGGGAGGAAGGGGGGCGCTCCGCGACCCGGTTTCGCCATGCGGTCAGCCCGCGGCGCTCTCGGCCTTCCCGGCGCTTTGTCTGCCGTCGAGCGACGGCGGGTCCTCTCTGTTCGCCAACTGCCGCACGAGCCGTACCAGCTCGCTCGGCTCGAAGGGCTTCGCCAGGAAAGCGTCGACGCCCGCCGCGACACCGTTGTCAACCTCGTACTGAGTACAGGCGCTGACGATGGCGACGGGCAGATGTCGGGTCCGCGGATCGGAGCGCAGGCGAGTGGCGGTCTGCAGGCCGTCGAGCCGGGGCATGACCACATCGAGGGTGATCAC from Streptomyces sp. NBC_01707 includes the following:
- the thrB gene encoding homoserine kinase, whose protein sequence is MAGPAFRAAAVRVRVPATSANLGPGFDALGLSLGLYDDVVVRVADSGLHIDIAGEGADTLPRDESHLLVRSLRTAFDLLGGQPRGLEIVCANRIPHGRGLGSSSAAICAGIVAARAVTTGGDARLDDAALLELATEIEGHPDNVAACLLGGFTLAWMDGGSARAIRMDPSDSIVPVVFVPGKPVLTETARGLLPRTVPHVDAAFNAGRAALLVEAVTRRPELLLAATEDRLHQEYRAPAMAESVELVNRLRADGVPAVISGAGPTVLALAEDGAADKVARLAGGGWAANRLTLDASGASVLPLAP
- the thrC gene encoding threonine synthase: MTSKGTHQWRGIIEEYRDRLPVTSTTPVVTLREGGTPLVPAQVLSERTGCEVHLKVEGANPTGSFKDRGMTMAITRAKEEGAKAVICASTGNTSASAAAYAVRAGMVCAVLVPQGKIALGKMGQALVHGAKILQVDGNFDDCLTLARSLSDNYPVALVNSVNPVRIEGQKTAAFEIVDALGDAPDIHVLPVGNAGNITAYWKGYTEYAADAMSTHKPRMWGFQASGSAPIVRGEIVKDPSTIATAIRIGNPASWQYALDARDASGGFIDEVTDRQILSAYRLLASQEGVFVEPASAASVAGLLKAAEEGKVDPGQKIVCTVTGNGLKDPDWAVAGAPQPVTVPVDAAAAAEKLGLAQ
- a CDS encoding homoserine dehydrogenase — translated: MRTRPLKVALLGCGVVGSEVARIMTTHADDLAARIGAPVELAGVAVRRLAKAREGIDPALITTDATALVKRGDIDVVIEVIGGIEPARALITTAFEHGASVVSANKALLAEDGAALHAAAEQYGRDLYYEAAVAGAIPLVRPLRESLVGDKVNRVLGIVNGTTNFILDKMDTSGAGYSEALDEATALGYAEADPTADVEGFDAAAKAAILAGIAFHTRVRIGEVHREGITEVTAADIASARRMGCTVKLLAICERAADGRSVTARVHPAMIPLSHPLASVREAYNAVFVEAEAAGQLMFYGPGAGGSPTASAVLGDLVAVCRNKLNEATGPGESAYTRLPVSPMGEVVTRYHISLDVADKPGVLAQVATVFAEQGVSIDTVRQQGRQDGGGEASLVVVTHRAPDAALSATVEALRKLDTVRGVASIMRVEGE
- the lysA gene encoding diaminopimelate decarboxylase encodes the protein MSRSAHPAGPRHADVLTEGHYTAPPADLNALDEKVWARTVSRNDDGAVTVGGIEVTRLAEEFGTPAYFLDESDFRARCRAWADAFGPGADVFYAGKAFLSRAVVRWLKEEGLNLDVCSGGELTTALDAGMPAERIAFHGNNKTVAEIERAVQAGVGRIVLDSFQEIVRVSHIAQRLGKRQRVQIRVTVGVEAHTHEFIATAHEDQKFGIALAGGQAAEAVRRALTLDGLELIGIHSHIGSQIFDMAGFEVSARRVVQLLAEVRDEHGVELPEIDLGGGLGIAYTSDDDPREPHEIAKALGDIVTRECEAAGLATPRISVEPGRAIVGPTAFTLYEVGTIKHLEGLRTYVSVDGGMSDNIRTALYDAEYSVALVSRRSDAEPMLVRVVGKHCESGDIVVKDAFLPSDLAPGDLIAVPATGAYCRSMASNYNHALRPPVVAVRDGEARVIVRRETEEDLLRLDVG
- the nrtL gene encoding ArgS-related anticodon-binding protein NrtL; the encoded protein is MTPAELSRTVLRAVRRAVDEEALRVAVPARVRVERTRPGGDGDYACAVALQLAGAAARPAREVAEILRDRVAGAPGIGRVEITGPGFLNFTLDASADARVRDALVHDVLARGARYGHGDTLAGDILQLSHAREVRAAVTAHALRSIARTQGALVRTCCDGSPDPDWARLGVDIDAPGEPAASPTVVRPLPAGAVARELLERLGPDAVRWGLLRPAGHDRAPLDGELLVQSSGNPLFLVRYAHSRARALTRGATLLGFDSSYDEDVDAPALLRALADYPEALAAAARHRAPDRLARHLEDVAHAFFDFQDAASPLPVGDEKPSAAHRSRLAVAEAAGTVLAGGLSLLGISAPEHL
- a CDS encoding response regulator, which translates into the protein MGKTRTQPLRPAYSRSVSGACGRVLVVDDNKVIRQLIRVNLELEGFEVVTAADGVECLDLVHRVCPDVITLDVVMPRLDGLQTATRLRSDPRTRHLPVAIVSACTQYEVDNGVAAGVDAFLAKPFEPSELVRLVRQLANREDPPSLDGRQSAGKAESAAG